The Cellulosimicrobium cellulans genome contains the following window.
GCTCGCCGTCCGTCGCGTGGGCGAGGTCGGTGAAGACGTCGCGCAGGAACGACTCGGTGGCGGGCAGGTCGAACGTGAGGCGCGAGAACCCGACCTCGATGCCGGAGTAGGCGTCGGTCGCGACGCCGTCGGGCATGAGGTCCCCGTAGACGTGCGTCGCCGCGTTGATGTGGCCCGGGACGTCGATCTCCGGCACGACGCGCACGAAGCGCTCCGCCGCGTGGTCCTGCAGCGCGCGGAAGTCCGCGAGCGAGAGGTGCCCGCCCTTCCCGCCGGACGTGTCGCTCCCCGAGGAGAGCTTGGCGAGCTCGGGCCGGGACGGCGACTCGATGCGCCAGCCCTGGTCGTCCGTGAGGTGCAGGTGGAGCACGTTGAGCTTGTACGCCGCCGCGACGTCGATCACCGCACGCAGCGCGTCGAGACCGAAGAACGTCCGCGCGAGGTCCACGGACAGGCCGCGCCAGGGGTAGCGGGGCGCGTCGTGCACGACGACGTGGGGCACCCGTGCGGGCTCGTCGCCGGGACCGGGGGCTTCGACGAGCTGCCGCAGCGTCTGCACCGCGTGGAGCAGACCGGCGGGCTCGGCGGCGGTCGCGGTGACACCGCCCTGGTCGACGACCAGGCTGTACCGCTCCGGGCTCGTGGAGCCGTCCGGACCGGCCGCATCGTCGATCCGGAGCACGAGCGCGGTGGGGGTCGCGACGCCCGCCGCGGCACCGCCGGACGCCGGGTCGTCGTGCGTCGCGACGACGCCGTCGACGCCGCTCAGGAGCGTCGCGGCCAGGTCCCCGAGCCACGGGGCGGTCCGCTCGAGACCGAGCGCGTGGACCTCCAGCGTGGTGGCGGGGACGTGTCCCCCACGGGGCTCGACCTGCAGGGGCTGGGGGATGACCGAGACCATCGGGTACCTCGTCGTCTGGGGCTGGGATCGAATCGATTCGGCTTTTGCGAGCGCCACACCCTAACCCGCGTCAGCAGGGACGGCCAAGCGCCTCGGGTCAGTGCGAGGGCGCGACGTAGCGCGGACTCGGGTCCAGGCCGAGCACGCCCTCGACGTCGCGGGCCGGGTCCGAGGAACCGGTGGTCCACCCGCCGACCAACCCCTGCGGCAGGCCGTCGAGCAGCACGCCCCACTCGCGGACGCGCGCGCCGTAACCGTCGCCGGACGTGGGCTGCAGCACGACCGCCGTCTCGCCGGCCCCCAGGTCGAGGCCTGCCACGTCGCGGATCGCGTCCGCGTCGGAGCGCTGCAGCACGACGAGCTTCTGCGGGAGCCCGGACGTGCGCACGACCTCCCCCACCGCGCCGATCGCGGCACCCAGCTCGTCCGCGTCCACGGTGCCGTTCGGGACGTCCTCGCCGCGACGGGCATCGACGTCCAGGACGACCCCCACGGTCGGGCGGGCGAGCACGTCCGCGTACTCGGCCACCTGCTCGTCGAAGGTCGCGCGCCCCGGCTCGAACCGCAGGACGACCAGCACCCCCGCCGCCGCGGCGGCGTCCACCAGCGGCAACAGCTCGTCGGCAGGGATCTCCGTCGAGTAGTCGCGGTCCGTCCCCGCGCTCGACGACGCCCGGGTCGCGGGGACCTCGAGAACCGGCACCACGACCTCGTCCGGGGCCGCCTCCACGTACGCGGCCGCCGCGTCCTGCGCGCGCGTGACGGCGTCGGACACGGACCGCTCCCCCACCGCCACGAGCCCGGACGTCACCGCGTCCGCCTCGACCGCCACGTACCGCACCCCGTCGGCGAGCACGAGCTGCGACCCGCTCGGGAGCAGGGCGCCGGCCTCGGCCGTGCGCAGCCGCCACGCGAGGTCGTCCGCGGACCCGAAGCTCGCCCCGATGCCCACGACCGCGAGCGCCTTCGCGGCCGCGAGCGCGTCGACGACCTCCGCCGAGGACCGCGGGTCGCCCTGTGGCACCTCGAGCGGCACCGCCCCGGCCGCGCGGGCCGTCGCGATGGCCGCGGACTGCGGGCCGCCGGGCGCGTCGAGGCTCCCCGGCTCCGTGAGCGCGAGGACCTCCGTGAGCGTCTCCGGCTCGCCGCGCTCGGGGAGCGCGGCGCGGACGTCGTCGAGGTCGTGCTCGTCGAGCGTCCCGTCCGCGCGGAGCGCGCCGACGTCGAGCAGGACCTGCTCGACGCCCTCGACGTCACCCACCGTCG
Protein-coding sequences here:
- a CDS encoding family 20 glycosylhydrolase, translated to MVSVIPQPLQVEPRGGHVPATTLEVHALGLERTAPWLGDLAATLLSGVDGVVATHDDPASGGAAAGVATPTALVLRIDDAAGPDGSTSPERYSLVVDQGGVTATAAEPAGLLHAVQTLRQLVEAPGPGDEPARVPHVVVHDAPRYPWRGLSVDLARTFFGLDALRAVIDVAAAYKLNVLHLHLTDDQGWRIESPSRPELAKLSSGSDTSGGKGGHLSLADFRALQDHAAERFVRVVPEIDVPGHINAATHVYGDLMPDGVATDAYSGIEVGFSRLTFDLPATESFLRDVFTDLAHATDGEHVHLGGDEVLKMEPAEYARFVELCERVILEAGKKPVAWQEAAKAPLRAGTIVQYWDTHPMDLTYLVDAAKGGARIILSPANRVYLDMRYTAEFDPALGQDWAGLVEVRDSYDWEPEEVVPGLPAETIEGVEAAVWTERIPTLDALFTMLLPRLSAVAEVGWTAPDRKDWDDYRRRVAREADAWRRAGIAFHESAQVDW